The following coding sequences lie in one Allorhizobium pseudoryzae genomic window:
- a CDS encoding IclR family transcriptional regulator, with protein sequence MRDTDLIGGFAKGLKIIEAFGEAQPRLSIAEAAKQTGLDRATARRCLLTLAHLGYAEYDGKYFSLTPRILRLGYAYLSATPLPHIVQPFLDRLSEEVGQSASVSVLDGADIVYVARASQRRVMSINLMPGSRLPAYCASMGRVLLAALPEAEARALIEASPRQAYTPRTKTETADLMMELERVRTEGHAVIDQELELGLCSIALPLFGVKGRVVAALNIGAPAAHVPAAEMAERYLAKMQGVAAELRPLLQ encoded by the coding sequence ATGCGGGATACAGATCTGATCGGCGGCTTCGCCAAGGGACTGAAGATCATCGAGGCGTTCGGCGAGGCCCAGCCACGCCTGTCAATTGCCGAGGCGGCGAAGCAGACGGGACTTGATCGCGCTACGGCGCGCCGCTGCCTGCTGACGCTGGCGCACCTTGGCTATGCCGAATACGACGGAAAGTATTTCTCGCTGACGCCGCGCATCCTGCGCCTCGGCTATGCCTACCTGTCTGCGACGCCGCTGCCGCACATTGTGCAGCCTTTCCTCGACCGGCTTTCGGAGGAGGTGGGGCAGAGCGCGTCGGTCAGCGTGCTCGACGGTGCGGACATCGTCTACGTGGCGCGCGCCTCGCAGCGGCGGGTGATGTCGATCAACCTGATGCCGGGGAGCCGTCTGCCGGCCTATTGCGCCTCCATGGGGCGGGTGCTTCTGGCGGCACTGCCGGAGGCGGAGGCAAGGGCGCTCATCGAAGCGTCGCCCCGCCAGGCCTACACGCCGAGAACGAAGACCGAGACCGCCGACCTGATGATGGAGCTGGAGCGGGTTCGAACGGAGGGCCATGCGGTCATCGATCAGGAACTGGAACTGGGCCTCTGTTCGATCGCCCTTCCGCTTTTCGGCGTGAAGGGAAGGGTTGTCGCGGCGCTCAATATCGGCGCTCCGGCCGCCCATGTGCCGGCCGCCGAGATGGCCGAACGCTATCTGGCCAAGATGCAGGGCGTGGCGGCAGAGCTTCGCCCGCTGCTTCAGTAG
- a CDS encoding 3-oxoacid CoA-transferase subunit A translates to MDKTIATTADAVARIHDGATVMIGGFGGSGAPIELIHALIDKGPKNLTVINNNAGNGRIGIAAMIDAGLVKKMICSFPRSSDPRAFTDRYLAGEIELELVPQGTLAERIRAGGAGIPAFYTPTGYGTELAEGKVIAEFDGRHYVQERWLKADFAIVKAQLGDTYGNLTYNKAGRNFNPLMCMAATTTIAQVSKIVPAGEIDPEQVVTPGIFVDGVVEVANPQQEEALIRAGVAYV, encoded by the coding sequence ATGGACAAGACCATTGCGACCACGGCGGATGCCGTGGCGCGCATCCATGACGGCGCGACCGTCATGATCGGCGGCTTCGGCGGCTCCGGCGCGCCGATCGAACTCATTCATGCGCTGATCGACAAGGGACCGAAGAACCTCACGGTCATCAACAACAATGCCGGCAATGGCCGTATTGGCATTGCCGCGATGATCGACGCGGGTCTGGTGAAGAAGATGATCTGCTCCTTCCCGCGCTCGTCGGATCCGCGGGCCTTCACCGACCGGTACCTGGCCGGCGAGATCGAACTGGAACTGGTGCCGCAGGGGACGCTCGCCGAGCGCATCCGCGCCGGCGGTGCCGGCATCCCGGCCTTCTATACGCCGACCGGCTACGGCACCGAACTGGCCGAGGGCAAGGTGATCGCCGAGTTCGACGGTCGCCACTATGTGCAGGAGCGCTGGCTGAAGGCGGATTTCGCCATCGTGAAGGCCCAGCTCGGCGACACCTACGGCAACCTGACCTACAACAAGGCCGGCCGTAACTTCAATCCGCTGATGTGCATGGCAGCGACGACGACGATTGCCCAGGTCTCGAAGATCGTGCCTGCCGGCGAGATCGACCCGGAACAGGTCGTGACGCCCGGCATCTTCGTCGATGGCGTCGTGGAAGTCGCAAACCCGCAACAGGAAGAAGCGCTCATCCGAGCCGGAGTGGCCTACGTATGA
- a CDS encoding 3-oxoacid CoA-transferase subunit B codes for MTLNTREDIKLSNAQIAWRAAQDIEDGAYVNLGIGFPEMVARFQPPGRQAIFHTENGILNFGEAPPAGEEDWDLINAGKKAVTLKPGAAFFHHADSFAMVRGGHLDVAILGAYQVAENGDLANWRVGSKGVPAVGGAMDLVHGAKQVFVITEHVTKDGKPKLVDKCTFPLTGVGCITRVYTSHAVIDIKDGHFVVREMLSAMTMDELQAMTGAPLHTDGPVADLVVPEV; via the coding sequence ATGACCCTCAACACCCGCGAAGACATCAAGCTCTCCAACGCCCAGATCGCCTGGCGTGCCGCGCAGGACATCGAAGACGGTGCTTACGTCAACCTCGGCATCGGTTTTCCGGAAATGGTCGCGCGCTTCCAGCCGCCCGGCCGCCAGGCCATCTTCCACACGGAAAACGGCATCCTCAACTTCGGTGAAGCCCCGCCCGCCGGCGAGGAAGACTGGGACCTGATCAATGCCGGCAAGAAGGCCGTGACGCTGAAGCCGGGTGCTGCCTTCTTCCACCATGCCGACAGCTTTGCCATGGTGCGCGGCGGTCATCTGGATGTGGCGATCCTCGGCGCCTATCAGGTGGCGGAAAACGGCGATCTCGCCAACTGGCGGGTCGGTTCCAAGGGCGTGCCCGCCGTCGGCGGCGCGATGGACCTGGTGCACGGTGCCAAGCAGGTCTTCGTCATCACCGAACATGTGACGAAGGACGGCAAGCCGAAACTTGTCGATAAATGCACCTTCCCGCTGACGGGTGTCGGCTGCATCACGCGCGTCTATACCAGCCACGCCGTCATTGATATCAAGGACGGACATTTCGTGGTGCGGGAAATGCTGAGCGCCATGACGATGGACGAGTTGCAGGCGATGACCGGCGCCCCTCTTCACACCGATGGTCCGGTGGCCGATCTCGTCGTGCCGGAAGTTTGA